The DNA region TTCAACCCAAGCATCAGTCAGACCCTAAGGTTAGtccctcacttctcatgggcacgaTTCTCAGTCTACTCCCTGTCGGCCCCAAGCGTCGATCGAACCCCCAGGGCTTAGTCCCTCACTTCTCTTGAGAATGGCTCCCAGTCTACTACCGGTCGACCTCCGCATCGGTTGAACCATCGCCAGGGAACAACTCTGTTAGAGAATCGCAATCACCTGTCAAAGAATAACAACTATTTGTCAGGGAATATTTTGATACTCTGCCACATGCATGCCACGGAACCTTACTCTACCCAATAGAAGTCTATCATACATCCTCTATCATCTGACATACCCTGACACTAGATATTTTTTAATGTCTCATTATGACGGAAGTTATGAGAAGTAGTATAAAAAGAGCTTCTCTCTATTGCCCAAGTACACACGCACATACATGTCTACTACAGTTTTACTATTCATTTTCTTCCTACATTTTTTACGTTATCCTGCTTCTGACTTGATCATTTGAGTGCCTGCACCAGAGATCTTTTCTTTGGTTCTCGGCTTAACGATCCCGTGTGATTCTTCTGTGTTGTATGCGGGCCCACGAGTACTTCCTCCCTTGCTCTTCTCGTAGATCTAAATCTTGCAACACGTCTTTGAGTCCTAGAGCCTAGTCTTCTCTCCGTCAATGTTCTCACTCTCGTCACCAACCCCCTAACTTCTGAACTGGATCACTTGTCAGTATAGtttcaaaagaaatatttttttaattaaaattaataaatcttatttaCACTTAACAATATTTcaagaaatataaaataatttaataattttatcaattgaaaaaTGTTTATTATCaaagtttgaataaaaaaaattaattagtaacttttcaaaaagtcaaaaaaatattttttatttaaaaatacatttttaaaaaaattaatattaatttttttaaaaaaaatttaaggcaaattttttttttcatttggagTCTCAAAAATGATTGAGACTTCCTTGTTTCTGGAACTTTCATGATTTCCGAAGCCAAGATGCCTCTGTGActtcttaaaattaaatattattttttaggaGCATGTAGCAAAATGTACTACTTATATCCTCTATCTCTATGTATGATGAGATTGTTGATATCATTACCACACAATCAATATTGCAATGATTTCTTGTTAGCAACTAAACTCAATGTCCATCACCTATATATAGCGTCATTGTAGCAGTTGTGACAAGATTTACAATCTATTCCTATCAACAAGAATTTAACATACAATTCAATATATTAGGTATGCAATTATCATAATTCTCGTCACCCTAATTCTAAGATTGCATACCATACTTAATATTATCATAATTTATGACATTGTGTACAACAACTTGTACATATAAGCTGCTTATCTGGCTTCAGCAATAACAAGACAAGTTATTTCTCGCCCATTTATTTCTGTAATAATAACTTAAGCACACAAAAATATAAGATATCAAATAGTACATGATCTGCAGCAACTACTGTCATCAAATAGGGATAGGATGAACAAGTAGAGAGAATATATTTTCCTTCATCGTGGTATTAGGCTCTGTGAATGCGTCGACATGCTTGTATATCAATTCGGTAGATCGCGAAGAGTGGAGTGATAGTTCAATTACTTCCCTCGACAATCCAGTTGCATTAAGGAGCTCCTCGTTGATAGTCTTCCATGCATCTTCAACAAAGCCTAGGAGCTTCTCGCATGCAACATCTTTTGATGTTCCATATTCCTTCATATAGCAATCTACCGTTGAGGCAACATGTGCCCTCTTTTGTTCTCGcttcatccaaaaaaaaaaaaatctatcaacCATTTATATATGAACTTGCATATGTTCTAGATTTCCTTTTGGGATTATGAATTATCTCTAAGTTATGGTTACGTTATTGTGTACCTCCTTTGAAGCTATGTCATTAGTGATACGAACAATTATTGCACAAGCTTCTACAATCTTAGGAAAGCTTGCGAACCATTCAAATGCATCCTTTGTGGCCACTGCCTCCTCCATGCCACTCAAAAATGcgcaataaaacaagataaatccCACACTTATGATTGAAACACGCATGTGCTCTTCTAACTTGGGCACATAATTGTCATCCCTCCATTTGCATTCCGTGATGTAATGTTGTGCTAGAATTTTCCACTGCACATATATATGGTATAATTAACAGATCATAATAAGACCTGTGTGAAAATAAATGCATCCGGGAAGCATAGTCGACATACTTGTTCCTTGAGGTACAATATTCGAAACTTCTCCGCCGGCGCAAGTTCATTTTCTAATTCTTGAAAAATGCTCAACATTTTGAGAAAGAAATCCCTCATGTACTCTGGTAGTCGATCTACTGCATCAGGGCTCCACCTGCATGAATTAAAAATTGGCTaatcttaaaaaatttaaacatgaTTTCATTGTAGTAGTTACAGTTCACAATAGATGTCAATATGCCTTTGGATTGCATCTGTAAGTAGTAGACTCTCTTCTAGTGTGCTGTAGCTATCATAGATGTCGTCCAAGACAGTACTTAACATAAGTAGCTTAGTCGATATCAGTCGAGCACGAGAACAACTAGGTTCATGACGTATCACCATCGACCAAAAGTACCATTCCACCACTCGTTCTCGAATAAAATTTAGATGCATAATGTCTAAATTCAACTTCTTCCACCACCTGCATGTCAATAAGGTGCCCTATAAAATTGTCAAACTAAACGTACATGAAAATATTTGACTCTTGTAGGACAAGCTTACATGCATGCTTTCTTGATCTCCTTCTGGTGGAGACATTGCAGTATGTTGAAGTCCAATTTTGCAAGCTCAAGTATTGTTTCATTTCGAGTCGGTTCATCTTGGTAAACAGAGATATAGCATCTTGTGAAAAGTCGTTTCGTGTTTCGTTGAATAGGTGTCTTGAGAGTGAGAGACACTAGCTTTGCAAATGTAGGATTTAGATCTTTTAACAAAGATGTAAGGTTGTCCTTAGTAAAAGAAATGGCTTCGTCGAGTATAGTCTCTTTTTTAGTTCCAAGGTAAGCCGCATTATATAAGCTCAGGAGACCCTTAGCATCATCTTTTAGTTCTTCCATAAATTTTCCCTCATTATCCTTGTACTTTTTAAATACATCTGCAAATTAAACAATATGTATATATTATgcactaaatatataaataatcatCTAGCTAGGTCTTTAAATATATAAGAATGTAACATTAATTAAATACCTGAAGAAATGTTGAATCCTTTTTGTCTAAGCAGTCGAAAATGAAGAGCAACCTCATAGAGCCCGTATTTGCTCATGTCAACATCCTTGAGATCGTCTAAAGCTCTGTCTATTTCCTCCGTGAAATGGTAATCAAGTCCAAGAAGTTGAATTGTATCAATTAGATTCATGGTTTGAAGGATGCCAGTCGACACGTTTTGGAACATGCTCCTTACTTCATTCTTGAGTTCTTCAGCTCTTTCATTCATCCATGCCTCAGACTACATCATGGATGTTTGGGGAAATTGATATATTAACTATATATATAGTGAATTATGTATATATTGATCAATTACTGCAATGCAATACTAATTAATATCCGAATGATCCATCATCCAAAGCATTGAAACGATACAAACAAGCTAAGTACTGATGTGTATAGATGGATACCTGTGATTTCTGATTTGTAATAAAGCAGTCACCCCAAAAGCTAGGATCGAAGCCTGCAACCTGACGATCAACAACCACGTCTTCAAAAACCTTGAGTGATGGAGTATCAACAAGCTCCATGACTtgtatatgattttgaaaaacctgAAGAGCCATCTGCGGTTTGTTAGATTATATTTATAGTTGAtttctaaacttaaatttttataatgTAGAATTTTTTAATGAGGGTAGTTGGAAGGGAGGGAAATTTTAAAGTTATAAAATAAATGctcctatttttaaatttttttgaagggACACGAGCTTTACCGACTTTAATATATCTATTACATCTTTTTTTATCTGGATTATTATTCAGATTTTTCAGTTTAACGTATAGTTATTCTTACTGATTCAAAGATTATGTAGTGCATATACTATTCTaccaaaattaaaccaaactttCTATTTAAGAGTTGTGGTAAAGAGACATAATGGAAGATacaataaatcaaataatattattgattttaaaagaaagaacGTGCCTTTGAATTTTCTCCAAAATTTACTAACGGCCAAAGTTTTCGTTGATAAGTAATCTAGTTTAAACCGACGTCTAGAAAATGAGGATTTTATATATTCTAAACGACACGTCCGAGATACATGCATTAGTCTTAAAAAAATGTGGCTGAGTTATCTGAGATAGAAATAaggtaaataaaaaataattatttttgaataattttattaataaaattaaaagacttatttatataaattatttaactaataataaaaatattaaatatgatataataataattgatcatgCCCGTAGGTCGATGAGATGAATGCTGGAGATGTACGCATTCTTGTTGATCGCTTGTGGACTTCTCTCCCGCCTGCAACACAAacaacgtcagtgccgagtcagggaaggggtcccggcgatcatcctccaacgctcaagtcagtttccggCAAAACAAGAAACAAGAAGAAAGAACTGTAGGGTAACAGTAGAAATCGCGTGTCAAGCATACCTCCGCGGatacttggaccccctttatatagagtcctggaagcgcgcgtgcatgcttcccaagacgagcacgcatctcaaagctttccctgaaaagatatgtcagtaaagtgttcctgacacagtaccttaatggaccgagcatatctctgaagtaacagtggaagcttccgtcgtacgatcttctgtctgacgATACTGCCTGTCAGCGGCACTAGCTCTCAAAAGGATATCGAAAGATATCTTGCTGTGTCTAtttcttggccgagcggaataatCGCTCGGCTGGAATTCTGCTATCCCTGCGTTGTTTACTGTCACAccaagagagccgctcggctgaaagtccaCTGTCGCGCCGATCGGGATAGTCGCCCTACTGAAAGTCCATTGTCCAAGTGTCGTCCGttgttgggccgagcgggatagccactcGGCCAAAAGCCCACTGTTCACATGCTCGATTGCTGAGCCGAGCGGGATATCCGCTCGACAGGTAGTTCACTGTCAGCATGCTCAGCTGGTATGCTAAACCGAGCGGAGGAGCCGCTCGGCTTGGCTTCTCCGCGTCCCTTGAGCGTCGATTTGATTACTCCCTGTGCCGAGTGTTattgtggttagcactaacgatctaactcaagttttgatgaatgacaaaataggttaagttagttttgttgttttcTAAACACtctaaccaagtgtgcaggagaagcccagacaggtcgacatgctgacctgatgtctagcacgaagcctagctaggtcaatgggccgaccggatagctggcacgaagtccaaacgggtcgacaggctgatcggacgtttggcacgaagtccaactaggtcgacgggctgactggatagctggccgaagtccagacgggtcgaagggctaaccggacgtctgacaggtaagtgaaagtaagtcactggaggggagtgactgtgaggatgcattcccgggAAGAGAACTTAGACGTctatccgacttagaaccatttcggaactctaagtcgaaattttgactagattccgatctcgaggagacgaaatctaattaatattttatttaataataaactgtgctaacactctattttacaggatatatatttccctcggactaacgttttcttgcaggtagAAAACCGCTAGAAAatagggtccgggcgcctggaggcaaAAATGTATCCTCAACGTCACCTCGCCACATGGAGCGCCCTGGTTGGCTTGACTACGTCATGGTCAGGGCGCCCTGAATGTTCCAGACGcctcgaacctcctatataaggagggtcaaggctgaagctccaacaagAACTCACAATCTGATCTCTTGTGCTCCTGTGACgctgcaaagctccgacaacgcgttgttcctctagtttctttctttatcggtattgttttattttttcattagcattcttgtacttaatttgtaatcaaACTTTTGAATTGCTAATGAATtatccatcgaaagcacccttgtgtgcgggccttagagtaggagtcgacacaggctccgaaccaagtaaatcgaactaTGTTAGCGTTGTTCTTTCTTTTCGGTtatacattttccgctgcgtaatcTCTCGATAaagttttaaatcgatattcacccccccctctattgactttcacgatccaacaagtggtatcagagcaagtaccgctctgatttggtgcaaccaccaatcagacaagggggtgaaaatttctttcattttttttcggcTTTTCAATTTTtcgcataattccaaactggtactaTTACCTTTCTGGAAATATTTTTTCATTGCAGTCAatttaaattggtgcaacaccaatttagttctttctattacttctattttttcccacactactaatccaagaccaagtcttgggatcttgcTTGTCTAGTTGCtttcttgtgtgcaggatgtctcagattgaaggcttcagcacggtacgccctcccctattcaacggggactaTTTTtagtactggaagaaaagaatggaagtctacctgaagacggacttcgaccaatggttcaacgtcacaaaagcctacagagcaccagttgacaactccggaaGTCCACTTgatccggaacagtggactccggacatgaagaagaaagcatcaacggagaacaaagcaatcaacacgctacaatgcggactgacaagggaagagctgaaccgggtcggaccgcaccagaatgcgaaagaactttgggacaagttgatctacactacaacaaaaatattaaaagacaacggttaaaaaccgttgtcgtagaccctttaaaaccgttgtaattgacagtgttgttaaaagtggggggctacgacaacggttttaaaccgttgtctttgaatgaaaagacaacagttttgcaacggttttaaaccgttgtctttaaatgaaaagacaacggtttaaaaccgttgttatttagagtatttttactgCAGTTACAATCgattttggggctacgacaatggtttttaaccgttgtctttgagtgtGATAGATAACAATAACaattttaaactgttgtcttttgaattattatcttttaataccaatatatcagatttcaatttaaatatataataaagaatcataatcaagaaagaatattccccacatcaATATTCCATTtgcaactaatgaacaatagccaaaagactagaaacttgtgatggtggttaatgtcatgtaggattgcacttaattattgtcaacccaaatcccatcacaatcttcaacttgtaggatttcattggaATCCTCTTTCCAGCTTGCTGATTCTTTCATGCCAACTTTTTCCAATATTGTTGATCATTAGTTCCATAATAAATCTAGTCTTCCCCATACCAGCTCCATCAAAAAGTCTAATCTTTCTACCCCTTTGATAAGGCACTAGGAGATCAACAACCTATTGATATTAAAAGAAATGCACTATTATATGTATGAAAAAACTTGttctgaaaaaataataaacacacATATGTTTTTACAACAGTTACCTGAATAAGTACATCATACAAAAGGTATTAGTTGTGAGATGAGTTATTTGAATGTTTGCATGGCTGCACAAGTAGAAGTCAAATTCAGTAGGATGGCCTATCTTAGAATCGACAAAAGTCCTTGGAATTTCAAGGATGGA from Zingiber officinale cultivar Zhangliang chromosome 4B, Zo_v1.1, whole genome shotgun sequence includes:
- the LOC121974758 gene encoding (S)-beta-bisabolene synthase-like isoform X2 → MMYLFRWLFRFFKIIYKSWSLLILHHSRFLKTWLLIVRLQASILAFGSEAWMNERAEELKNEVRSMFQNVSTGILQTMNLIDTIQLLGLDYHFTEEIDRALDDLKDVDMSKYGLYEVALHFRLLRQKGFNISSDVFKKYKDNEGKFMEELKDDAKGLLSLYNAAYLGTKKETILDEAISFTKDNLTSLLKDLNPTFAKLVSLTLKTPIQRNTKRLFTRCYISVYQDEPTRNETILELAKLDFNILQCLHQKEIKKACMWWKKLNLDIMHLNFIRERVVEWYFWSMVIRHEPSCSRARLISTKLLMLSTVLDDIYDSYSTLEESLLLTDAIQRWSPDAVDRLPEYMRDFFLKMLSIFQELENELAPAEKFRILYLKEQWKILAQHYITECKWRDDNYVPKLEEHMRVSIISVGFILFYCAFLSGMEEAVATKDAFEWFASFPKIVEACAIIVRITNDIASKEREQKRAHVASTVDCYMKEYGTSKDVACEKLLGFVEDAWKTINEELLNATGLSREVIELSLHSSRSTELIYKHVDAFTEPNTTMKENIFSLLVHPIPI
- the LOC121974758 gene encoding (S)-beta-bisabolene synthase-like isoform X4, which codes for MELVDTPSLKVFEDVVVDRQVAGFDPSFWGDCFITNQKSQSEAWMNERAEELKNEVRSMFQNVSTGILQTMNLIDTIQLLGLDYHFTEEIDRALDDLKDVDMSKYGLYEVALHFRLLRQKGFNISSDVFKKYKDNEGKFMEELKDDAKGLLSLYNAAYLGTKKETILDEAISFTKDNLTSLLKDLNPTFAKLVSLTLKTPIQRNTKRLFTRCYISVYQDEPTRNETILELAKLDFNILQCLHQKEIKKACMWWKKLNLDIMHLNFIRERVVEWYFWSMVIRHEPSCSRARLISTKLLMLSTVLDDIYDSYSTLEESLLLTDAIQRWSPDAVDRLPEYMRDFFLKMLSIFQELENELAPAEKFRILYLKEQWKILAQHYITECKWRDDNYVPKLEEHMRVSIISVGFILFYCAFLSGMEEAVATKDAFEWFASFPKIVEACAIIVRITNDIASKEREQKRAHVASTVDCYMKEYGTSKDVACEKLLGFVEDAWKTINEELLNATGLSREVIELSLHSSRSTELIYKHVDAFTEPNTTMKENIFSLLVHPIPI
- the LOC121974758 gene encoding (S)-beta-bisabolene synthase-like isoform X3 translates to MMYLFRFFKIIYKSWSLLILHHSRFLKTWLLIVRLQASILAFGSEAWMNERAEELKNEVRSMFQNVSTGILQTMNLIDTIQLLGLDYHFTEEIDRALDDLKDVDMSKYGLYEVALHFRLLRQKGFNISSDVFKKYKDNEGKFMEELKDDAKGLLSLYNAAYLGTKKETILDEAISFTKDNLTSLLKDLNPTFAKLVSLTLKTPIQRNTKRLFTRCYISVYQDEPTRNETILELAKLDFNILQCLHQKEIKKACMWWKKLNLDIMHLNFIRERVVEWYFWSMVIRHEPSCSRARLISTKLLMLSTVLDDIYDSYSTLEESLLLTDAIQRWSPDAVDRLPEYMRDFFLKMLSIFQELENELAPAEKFRILYLKEQWKILAQHYITECKWRDDNYVPKLEEHMRVSIISVGFILFYCAFLSGMEEAVATKDAFEWFASFPKIVEACAIIVRITNDIASKEREQKRAHVASTVDCYMKEYGTSKDVACEKLLGFVEDAWKTINEELLNATGLSREVIELSLHSSRSTELIYKHVDAFTEPNTTMKENIFSLLVHPIPI
- the LOC121974758 gene encoding (S)-beta-bisabolene synthase-like isoform X1: MALQVFQNHIQVMELVDTPSLKVFEDVVVDRQVAGFDPSFWGDCFITNQKSQSEAWMNERAEELKNEVRSMFQNVSTGILQTMNLIDTIQLLGLDYHFTEEIDRALDDLKDVDMSKYGLYEVALHFRLLRQKGFNISSDVFKKYKDNEGKFMEELKDDAKGLLSLYNAAYLGTKKETILDEAISFTKDNLTSLLKDLNPTFAKLVSLTLKTPIQRNTKRLFTRCYISVYQDEPTRNETILELAKLDFNILQCLHQKEIKKACMWWKKLNLDIMHLNFIRERVVEWYFWSMVIRHEPSCSRARLISTKLLMLSTVLDDIYDSYSTLEESLLLTDAIQRWSPDAVDRLPEYMRDFFLKMLSIFQELENELAPAEKFRILYLKEQWKILAQHYITECKWRDDNYVPKLEEHMRVSIISVGFILFYCAFLSGMEEAVATKDAFEWFASFPKIVEACAIIVRITNDIASKEREQKRAHVASTVDCYMKEYGTSKDVACEKLLGFVEDAWKTINEELLNATGLSREVIELSLHSSRSTELIYKHVDAFTEPNTTMKENIFSLLVHPIPI